Genomic window (Daucus carota subsp. sativus chromosome 5, DH1 v3.0, whole genome shotgun sequence):
AGTTTCCAGTCAAAACAATTTATGAGGGAGCCCAATATCACCGGCACCATCCTGATCGCCAATGGCAATTCCGGACATTTCCTTCGACCTGCACCAAATGGAATTAGCTCGTAATAATGACCATTCACATCAACTTCAGAGTTCAGGAACCTCTCTGGTTGGAATGACAAGGAATTTTTCCATATCAGGGGATCACGTCCTATAGTCCATGCATTGACTAGGACTTGCGAATTCTTGGGAATAGTGTAGCCACAGAGTTGAACTTCTTCTTGTACTTGGCGAGGTATTAAGAAAGGAGCCGGTGGGTGTAATCCTCCGGTCTCTTTCACAATACATTGCAAATAAGGCAACCTAGATATGTCCTCTTCTTTTACAATCTTTCCCTTCCCGACCACTTCGTTCAGCTCAGCTTTCGCCTTGACTAATATTGTATCTGGATTTTTTAATATCTCGGCCATCGACCATTCCACTGTACCTGAAGTTGTATATGTTCCTGCAGCAAACAAGTCCTGGCAGTGTGTATCAAGTATTAATGATTCTGGACTTATGATAATCTTAGTATCATAATCGTCAAGAAAGCAGTGCAGGCGTGTGCAGCCTTTGCTAATAGCAAAGCAAAGAGAGAACAGTCCAAATTAGATCTAAAATCGGACTATAACAAATAGTCTGaaatagtaattttattttctatagaTCTAATAGGATCGAAATTCTATAATTGACTGATCggaccgaaattattttaaaaatgtaaataaaactaaaatttatgatttattaaaaaaattaatagtaatTAATGACCACACCACTTCGCCAAAATAGGTATACTAAATTTACAAATAAGATAttacaattataatttataatatgtatatatatatatatatatatatatatatatatatatataaaatagtaattaatattatattgtttggATTATTCGGTTcggaccgaaatatttttttagaaatctACCCGAAcgaaatttatttgaattatttaattagaatttagacagaattttcaaaaaattaggaCCAAATCGAATTCACACAGTTCCGTTTTGTTCTACCCTGCTGAAGAGTTGTGTTTGGAcacctttctttctttctttcttttttctttgacGAACAATAGGATTTTATTGAACATAAAACATAAGAACACAGTCGGGACAAATCCCCAAACTGACAATTACAActtgattgtgaaacaaaaatcgagctaaacaaatagccgcaaACAAAaatcgagctaaacaaatagtcgttttgttttcagattgcttaacagatagaatataaatattcttgataataaaaatgattacaaaagtTTCTCGAGCAATCCAGTCGACACCAACATCACTGAAAATAGTAGAATCACAATTGACCTGCGCACTTAAAAAACCGGTGATAGACCAGTGTTCGTATCCATCAGTTACACCAACTGAGGTTGGGGGTACAAATGCCCCATATATTGAACAATCTTTTGTTGTGCGAAGTGAGCTCTCGCGATAAGTACCACAATTCCAGATTTGAAGCGGGTTGCTCAGATTTCCCGATACACCGTAGAAATCATTCTTAAAGCAACATGACAACGAATCAAAAACGCAACAAGACATACACCCAAAAATTGGGGACAATCAACAACCCAAAAAGATGGGTACGGTAACAAGATCACACCGAAAGGGATTTAGATCTCGATTATATTGAAAACTATTagaatataaattaaagatttAGAAATGGAGGAAACGGGATGAGAGGAAAACTATTAGAATATAGATTAAAGATTTAGAAATGGAGGAAACGGGATGAGAGGATGGATGGGATGGATGTGGATTTGATGGAAGAAGGGGCGGTGAAGGATGGAGGATAGTTATGAACGGCGGCCGACTCTCATTATCTAATATCCTAAAATTAATTAGGCAGAACTAGAGTTGGTACAGCACGAAGCGGATGAAGCTTTGCTACAGTGATCCCGAACTTATCCTCCATGTCCAATTCCTTTGGTGCAATCCCACCTTCAAGTTTCCAGTCAAAACAATTTATGAGGGAGCCCAACAACACTGGCACCATCCTCACGGCCAATGGCAATCCTGGACATTTCCTTCGACCTGCACCAAATGGAATTAGCTCGTAATGATGGCCATTCACATCAACTTCAGAGTTCAGGAACCTCTCTGGTTGGAATGACAAGGGATTTTTCCATATCAGGGGATCACGTCCTATAGTCCATGCATTGACTAGAACTTGCGAATTCTTGGGAATAATGTAGCCACAGAGGTGAACTTCTTCTTGTACTTGGCGAGGTATTAAGAAAGGAGCCGGTGGATGTAATCTTGCAGTCTCTTTCACAATACATTGCAAATAAGGCAACCTAGATATGTCCTCTTCTTTTACAATCTTTCCCTTCCCGACCACTTCGTTCAGCTCAGCTTTCGCCTTCAGTAATATTGCATCTGGATTTTTTAATATCTCAGCCATGGCCCATTCGACTGTACCTGAAGTTGTATCTGTTCCTGCAGCAAACAAGTCCTGCCAGTGTATATCAAGTATTAATGATTCTGGACTTATGATAATTTTAGTATCTTAGGTAATAACCTAACAAACCTTAGTTGAGGCATGTCTGAGCATTTGAATATCAGTAATTAATCGTACCCAAAAGACAGAAGAACAATATATGAAACTTACCACAAACAGGTGTTGGATTTGAGTTTTGTCGATCTCATTTGTTTGTAATATTGTTAACAGTTCATCAAGAATATCTGTTGTACTATTCTCACTGGAATTTTCCGATCTCTTCAACTCCAAGCGCTCAATTATCAAACCATCAAACAACTCGAGTAGCTTCTCACAAGAACCAGTAAATCGCCGCTTTATACCCTGCGGATCAATCCACTTAAGAATTGGAAAGTAATCTACCAAATTAGGCTTACCCCCCTCAACCATCAAGTTCCACACCAACTCCCTGAAGTTTTTACCCTCCCCTGAATTCTGATACAAATCTATCATATCCTTTGAAAATATGGTGTTGGACAAAAGATTCAGCAAAGTTAGAAATACAGCACGACCAATATCTACGGCCTCACCACTCTGGCTACACTCCTTACAGTACCCAATAAGCTCATGCACCTTCCTACTTCGTATATGCTTACTTGCATCGAGCTTGTTAGCTGTCAGTATAGATGAGCtcataatttttcttaaacttcTCCACTGACTACCAACAGACAAGAACGTTACTGAGTATTTATCATGGTCGCAACCGCGTAGAGCATCCGGAACAGGACGATTAGAGAAGGCCAAATCTTGCTTTTGGAGGACTTCTTGAGCTGCACTTGATGAAGAAATGACTATGGTGGTTACACGGCCTAAATTGAGACGCATGATGGGACCGTAAACTTGAGCAAGGGCGTTTAAGGACTTATGAGGGAGCTTGCCTAGTTTGTGTACATTTCCAATGATGGGCAAGGGATAGGGTCCTGGTGGAAGTTTTTGAGGAGCTTTGCTTATTCTTCTCCCAAAGAAACGTAGAGTAAAGAGTAGCAGTATGCAGATGAATAAACTGATTAATATTGTATCCATGAATCCTGGTAAAATTGTGTGCCAGAAGTGAAAATGCATATCAATATTGGAGACCGAAGGTTGATATATCATGCTGATGACTGCCAAATTGTTTATCTTGTTAAAATGTCTGGTGCATAACACTTTAGCCATTACATTTACACCGACGGAAATTTGACgtctaaatataattatcttttaaaaaaattatataaaaataattaaaatccaTTTTTTCCAGGTCAAGTATAATACGTTTTTAATCATGAAATATGTATCTAAAAGTCGAATATTTGAATAGGAAAGAGTATTCTTAAAATTTCGTGGttgcaaattatatattaaataaatgatgAATAAGATTGCAAATGTTTACGAtgcaaatatgaaaataaattatttcttaaaataaatgattagaATAATAAGAATGAACAACAAGTAACTTTAGCCATGCAATTgctatccaaaaaaaaaacaaactacatCCACACAATCAAAATGATTTGTCAAGATCGTTGGATGATGACATTTgaaagatgaaaaatattaaatactttGTTGAGACAAATTATTTCTGTATATTATGTATTAGAGCAGCGATGTAGTCGACGTACATACATAAAAGAATCTTTGTCCTAGGCTCTCAGTTTATTATCAGAGTTACTCTtacaatttatttatctttttctgGTTCACAAAGTAAAGGACCACATGCCTTTATCTAAAATGTCAATAATTAACCAGCTTCTACAACTAGAGTTGGTACAGCACGAAGCGGATGAAGCTTTGCTAGAGTGATTCCAAACTTCTCCTCCATGTCCACTTCCTCTTCTGCAATCCCACCTTCGAGTTCCCAGTCGAAACAATTTATGAGGGAGCCCAATATCACTGGCACCATCCTCATGGCCAATGGCAATCCCGGACATTTCCTTCGACCTGCACCAAATGGAATTAGCTCGTAATTATGGCCATTCACGTCAACTTCCGAGTTCAGGAACCTCTCTGGTTGGAATGACAAGGAATTTTTCCATATCAGGGGATCACGTCCGATACTCCATGTATTGattaggacttgtgaattttttGGAACAGGGTGTTTGAAAATGGAGTTTTAagctcataattttattatgttcttgttgttaattccataatctaatgattggaagttgtttctagatatcggaacttaaactttcatgtatgggtttaagaattttcttaatgaaatccataagagaaatgaagttgaagttagtagcttGAAAGAGCTTGTTTTTGAGAATGTTGTTTGTCCCacattgaaagaaataaagggggtgttggctttatatagtataacacacatgggtagtgcataactactaaggtgtgttatggtgcgtggtgttctcacgagcccacgcgcgcgccgccgccgccgccccaccacgggtcgggtcgggtcggggcgatttgggcgaatgtctcggcgtctcgcgtacgcgaggcgacctgggcggggaattttatttcgtatcgatttaatataatattttaattagaatttatttatcatttggGCTGGGTTGTGTCTGTTGGGCTCAATTGGACTGGGTCGGATTGCATAATTGGGCTAAGTCAGATACAATGAACCTGGACTTGTAACTGATGatatatattcagaaattaaagtatatatatataaaacggatggtttaatgtgtggattaatatatatcagctgttacattataataaatcagctgttacgatttattttaaatgtgcagtttaaattcatatattaaatttgggGTGGTCAGTTACACTTAGCCTCTAGTATAAATAGAGGACTAAGCTGCTGAGTTTCATACACCACACCCTAcattctcttctcttcttcctCTCTGCTCTCTCTCCCAAACACAAGTCAGTCAGTAGTTGGTTTTCCGGCGAGTGAGGAGCTAGTCGtggttgagcttcgaaggtGCTGTAATTCAAAGCTctgagctgttttatcctggaggaGGTGTTGCAAGCATCCCCAGTGCAGCAGGTGGGGGCAATAATCTCTTCAAGAGCAGTCAGGTCTTCGTATAAGGCCTGACGACTCAGCTGTTCTTGTGATTTTCTTGTTGTACATGTTCTTGCCTCAAGCTATGGCTACTGGTACAACTTCTTTCCTTCCTCTAGTCTTACAGTCACTGACATGCATGTATTTTACCTTCACGTTTTGTTTCAACTTGCTTGGCTTTGGCttgtttaatatgatatataactgccTCTATGTTGCTATAATAATCAGTATATCCAACACAGGGTAGCCGCAGAGTTGAACTTCTTCTTGTACTTGGCGAGGTATTAAGAAAGGAGCCGGTGGGTGTAATCTTCCGGTCTCTTTCACAATACATTGCAAATAAGGCAACCTAGATCTTCCATATTTAGTATAAACAAACCATCAAATTATAATGatgatcaaaaattatattatcacCACAAATATAGGAGCCTGTCAagatatatttactatatatatatatatttcacaactcatatcataaatatatatagggttgtGTAATCAGATAATGtaaattaaagaaatatattctaataaaaaatatgtttattcTTTTTTATCTTCTCGACACTATTAGCataattaacttaaaatatCCAACAATATATATTACGAGGCTCTTAGCCTTTTATTGGAGTTCGACAATGTAAAGGAGCAGATGACTTTATCTAATATCCTAAAATTAATTAGGCAGAACTAGAGTTGGTACAGCACGAAGCGGATGAAGCTTTGCTACAGTGATCCCGAACTTATCCTCCATGTCCAATTCC
Coding sequences:
- the LOC108221765 gene encoding geraniol 8-hydroxylase gives rise to the protein MAEILKNPDTILVKAKAELNEVVGKGKIVKEEDISRLPYLQCIVKETGGLHPPAPFLIPRQVQEEVQLCGYTIPKNSQVLVNAWTIGRDPLIWKNSLSFQPERFLNSEVDVNGHYYELIPFGAGRRKCPELPLAIRMVPVILGSLINCFDWKLEGGIAPEELDMEDKFGITVAKLHPLRAVPTLVLPH
- the LOC108223378 gene encoding geraniol 8-hydroxylase, giving the protein MAKVLCTRHFNKINNLAVISMIYQPSVSNIDMHFHFWHTILPGFMDTILISLFICILLLFTLRFFGRRISKAPQKLPPGPYPLPIIGNVHKLGKLPHKSLNALAQVYGPIMRLNLGRVTTIVISSSSAAQEVLQKQDLAFSNRPVPDALRGCDHDKYSVTFLSVGSQWRSLRKIMSSSILTANKLDASKHIRSRKVHELIGYCKECSQSGEAVDIGRAVFLTLLNLLSNTIFSKDMIDLYQNSGEGKNFRELVWNLMVEGGKPNLVDYFPILKWIDPQGIKRRFTGSCEKLLELFDGLIIERLELKRSENSSENSTTDILDELLTILQTNEIDKTQIQHLFVDLFAAGTDTTSGTVEWAMAEILKNPDAILLKAKAELNEVVGKGKIVKEEDISRLPYLQCIVKETARLHPPAPFLIPRQVQEEVHLCGYIIPKNSQVLVNAWTIGRDPLIWKNPLSFQPERFLNSEVDVNGHHYELIPFGAGRRKCPGLPLAVRMVPVLLGSLINCFDWKLEGGIAPKELDMEDKFGITVAKLHPLRAVPTLVLPN